In Miscanthus floridulus cultivar M001 unplaced genomic scaffold, ASM1932011v1 fs_102_3_4, whole genome shotgun sequence, the genomic window aattgaacCAGGATTAAGTAAATGCATCAGCCATACGCAGAAAGTGACGAGATAATAATCTGTTCTTTTTGAGCCACGCATGTGAGTAACTATCCACTAGATGAAAAACATGCTACCCTAGATGAAGCAAAGACTGTATAATTTTTTTCCGCCAGAAGCAAATGGCAAATCTCATATAAGAGCAGCAAGCATCAGTGATCACATATGTGTAATATTCTTGTTCAAATGGCCATCTTTCAGGGATAAGGAATGCAAAGGAGAACAAAGGGAAGCTCGTCGAGAAGAGATACCTCTGCTTCAAAACCAATCAACTCTAAACTTGTCACATTGCACAGGCTACCAAGAAGCTCGCGCTGGTTCTCCTCAGATATTTCATCTTCTGGGACAGAAATCTTTGCTTTGACAAGGGAATCCATTTTGCATAACAAAATACCAGCTAGAAAGTTTCCAAATGAGAGACAGAGATAGGTAAGGCTAGGAGCCGTGATCACCAAAGGATAACGTGTATTATTCGAACAATACTCAATTACTAACTTATTCAGCTTGGGTGATATAATGCATTGAGGACAAATGTCACAAAACTCAGAATAACTGAGATTCATATCTTCCAAGACAGGGCATGCAGAACACAGAGAGCCAGTGAAATGGCTATTCAAAATAATATGCGTAAGGCGCAGCCTTTTAAGACAATGGAAATTTGATTCCAACATGGGAGGAAGCTTGAACCCAGGAACATGACCTACTAGTTCAATCTGAAGCACAGAAGGACAGTACTCAATGCCACGGCGAATCCATCGATCCACATGACGCCAATTATAGACTTGGCAATGCAAGCGGAATCCACCCAAGGCTGAGGTATTATCATGGAACAGCAGCAGGTTGGTGGCGAAATACTCAAACTTTGCCCACCTGCCCTCCAGGGTGCTGGCCCTGTCCATTATAGAGATTCCAAAGTCTTGTTCGTCGATTTTGATGAGAGGGGTGGACCGCCAGAGGCGCCTCCACCGCTGTGACAGCAAGCTCGTCTGCACAACCAGCGGTGCCGGGA contains:
- the LOC136530294 gene encoding MEIOTIC F-BOX protein MOF-like, giving the protein MMHPEPTMKRAGGPTSAVDRLSALPDELLHVIVSFLPAPLVVQTSLLSQRWRRLWRSTPLIKIDEQDFGISIMDRASTLEGRWAKFEYFATNLLLFHDNTSALGGFRLHCQVYNWRHVDRWIRRGIEYCPSVLQIELVGHVPGFKLPPMLESNFHCLKRLRLTHIILNSHFTGSLCSACPVLEDMNLSYSEFCDICPQCIISPKLNKLVIEYCSNNTRYPLVITAPSLTYLCLSFGNFLAGILLCKMDSLVKAKISVPEDEISEENQRELLGSLCNVTSLELIGFEAEVTLNENPDEFPIFHNLRTLSLHSRFFNGYELTDKLEALGSFLQNAPCLEKLSLQYCMFYSFSDSEWEIETKNITLPRHDGKILRCQKLKLIEVVYDHDHDHQLIELVWSLGRSLPDANIKLNKIDRFPPWSISLCSVP